Proteins encoded in a region of the Vitis riparia cultivar Riparia Gloire de Montpellier isolate 1030 chromosome 7, EGFV_Vit.rip_1.0, whole genome shotgun sequence genome:
- the LOC117918442 gene encoding uncharacterized protein LOC117918442, producing the protein MVSDLEASLKIELAKSLASSWEEVVKIYEREQRAHKIKISQSGNTALHIAVSCDQEDTVEQLVKSIAKNGHLRDVLSIENGDGNNPLHLAASLGSISMCTCITDECKELLGRRNREGDTPLLRAVRYGKKEAFLLLYGMCEGNTATGYCKNDDGKSVLHLAIEGGHMDLAFQIIQKEEDLMDSFDREGISPLHVLAEKPTAFRSGIHFSLLNKIMYHCIFVEELVPGAPKAKKNIFQELQKMIKLPGKSKKHLDQENPEEGQGIELLGHNSSNIGAQGHIPFPSKYGRCLRFIKLLVSQVLLVIISVLPGSSQIKKLKEKKEMHVWSLQIMNKLLEHAERHTYKMNPKYDEPSRRHHDCCISEYGYFRMGGALETPILVASKNGIMEMVTKILELFPMAIYDTHRENWKNIVLMAVENRQSHIYDFLLNRKHLLDREIAFRAVDNHRNTALHLAGKLAGYHHRQHIPTSMLQMQWEVKWYQYVQNSVRFDIKKNRDECTPDEIFQGEHENLEDESKRWLNSTSNSCSFIAALIATVAFASSASVPGGVNQETGVPILLHHLAFSIFTMSSLLALSCSMISLLIFLAIFVSKDQNQDFTRNLPTKFLLGLTSLFISIAAMLTCFCSGNFLMLKHQLKYAAIPVYALTGLVMAYFVLKHFPLFIDLMKATFRKVPERIYKEYL; encoded by the exons atGGTTTCTGATCTGGAGGCTAGTCTTAAGATTGAGTTAGCGAAGAGCCTGGCCAGCAGTTGGGAAGAAGTTGTAAAGATATACGAGCGAGAACAAAGAGCTCACAAGATCAAGATCAGCCAATCGGGGAACACAGCATTGCATATAGCAGTTTCATGTGACCAAGAAGACACAGTAGAACAACTAGTGAAATCGATTGCTAAGAATGGGCATCTACGGGATGTTCTATCTATAGAGAATGGAGATGGGAACAATCCTCTCCATTTGGCAGCCTCACTGGGAAGCATTTCCATGTGCACATGCATCACTGATGAGTGTAAAGAACTGTTGGGTCGCCGCAACCGAGAGGGTGATACGCCCCTTTTAAGGGCAGTTCGCTATGGCAAGAAAGAGGCTTTCCTCTTGTTGTACGGTATGTGTGAAGGCAACACAGCCACTGGCTACTGTAAGAACGACGATGGTAAAAGCGTTCTCCATCTTGCCATTGAAGGAGGACACATGG ATTTGGCgtttcaaattattcaaaaggAGGAAGATCTCATGGACTCTTTTGACCGTGAAGGAATCTCCCCTCTGCATGTCCTAGCTGAGAAGCCTACTGCATTCAGAAGCGGAATTCATTTCAGCTTGCTCAACAAAATCATGTATCATT GTATTTTTGTTGAAGAGCTCGTCCCAGGGGCTCCCAAAGCAAAGAAGAACATCTTTCAAGAACTACAGAAGATGATTAAATTACCAG GAAAATCTAAAAAGCACTTGGATCAAGAGAATCCTGAAGAAGGGCAAGGAATTGAACTTCTTG GTCATAATTCAAGCAATATTGGAGCTCAAGGACACATACCATTCCCCTCAAAATATGGCAGATGCCTGAGGTTCATCAAGCTTCTTGTATCCCAAGTACTGCTGGTTATCATCTCCGTGCTGCCAG GTTCAAGTCAGATAAAGAagctaaaagagaaaaaggagatgCATGTGTGGTCTCTTCAGATCATGAACAAACTACTTGAACATGCTGAGAGGCATACATATAAAATGAATCCCAAATATGATGAGCCAAGCCGACGTCATCATGATTGTTGTATTTCAGAGTATGGATACTTCCGAATGGGAGGAG CTTTGGAGACGCCAATACTAGTTGCATCAAAGAATGGTATCATGGAAATGGTAACGAAAATCCTGGAACTGTTTCCTATGGCCATTTATGACACCCACAGAGAAAATTGGAAGAACATAGTGCTGATGGCAGTAGAGAATAGGCAATCACATATATATGACTTCTTACTCAACAGAAAGCATCTTCTTGATAGAGAAATTGCATTTCGTGCTGTTGATAACCACAGAAATACTGCATTACACCTAGCTGGAAAGCTAGCAGGTTACCACCACCGCCAGCATATCCCCACCAGCATGTTGCAAATGCAGTGGGAAGTCAAGTGGTACCAG TACGTGCAGAATTCCGTGcgatttgatattaaaaaaaatcggGATGAATGTACTCCAGATGAGATCTTCCAAGGAGAACATGAAAATCTTGAAGATGAAAGCAAACGATGGCTAAATAGCACATCCAATTCCTGTTCTTTCATTGCAGCACTCATAGCAACTGTTGCCTTTGCCTCATCAGCCTCTGTGCCTGGTGGAGTAAACCAAGAAACTGGGGTACCAATACTTCTACACCATCTGGCTTTCAGTATTTTTACAATGTCATCCCTACTTGCTCTTAGCTGTTCAATGATCTCCTTGCTAATATTCCTCGCCATTTTCGTCTCCAAGGACCAAAACCAAGATTTTACTAGAAACTTGCCGACGAAATTTTTGCTTGGTTTAACCTCTCTCTTCATATCCATAGCGGCCATGTTGACCTGTTTCTGCTCTGGGAACTTCTTGATGCTTAAGCATCAATTAAAATATGCTGCAATTCCGGTATATGCACTCACCGGCTTGGTAATGGCATACTTTGTTCTCAAGCACTTTCCATTATTTATTGATCTTATGAAGGCTACATTTCGTAAGGTGCCTGAGCGTATATACAAGGAGTATCTGTAG